The Triticum aestivum cultivar Chinese Spring chromosome 6D, IWGSC CS RefSeq v2.1, whole genome shotgun sequence genomic sequence accggtttgtcgcaatcagatgctggagttcaggagccagacgccaccgtcgacgacgacacctacgacactcgaggtgcctactactacgtgcaggccgctgacgacgaccaggagtagttaggaggtcccaggcaggaggccttgccttttcgatcgttgctacttttgtgctagccttcttaaggcaaacttgtttaacttatgtctgttctcagatattgttgcttccgctggctcgtctatgatcgagcactcgtattcgagccctcgaggcccctggcttgtattatgatgcttgtatgacttacttatgttttagagttgtgttgtgatatcttcccgtgagtccctgatcttggtcgtacacattgcgtgcatgattagtgtacggacaaatcgggggcgtcacaagaatCTAGCAATAGGGGGAACTTTCTTGAACTTCTTAAATGGCTTTCGGAAAATGATGAAGAAGTTAATAAACTTGTTTTGAACAATGCTCCTGGGAATTGCATCTTGACTAGTCCAAAGATACAAAATCAAATAATTGAATGTTGTGCGGCGCAAACAATTAAAAGGATTATTGAAGATATTGGTGACGACCACTATGCAATCCTAGCTGATGAGTCTAGTGATGCATCTCATAAAGAACAACTTGCTCTCTGTATACGATTTGTTGACAAATCGGGAAGAGGATGTGAGAGgttccttggagttgttcatgtTGCCAATACAACTTCATTGTCACTTAAGGATGCAATTCAAACTTTGCTTAAAGATCATCATTTGACTCCTAGTCAAATACGTGGGCAAGGATATGATGGGGCTAGCAACATGAAAGGGGAGATTAAAGGGTTGAAAACATTGATCACGAAAGAGTCACCCTCTGCCTATTACATCCATTGTTTTGCACATCAACTTCAGTTGGTTCTTATAGCTGTGGCAAAGGACAATGAACCATGTTTGTGGTTCTTTGATCACGTGTCTTACTTGCTCAATATTGTTGGAGTTTCTTGTAAGCGTCATGACATGCTTCGAGATGTTAGAGCTCAAAAGGTGTTGGAAGCACTTGAAATGGGTGAGATTGAAAGTGGAAGTGGGCTAAATCAAGAGATGGGACTAGCTAGACCCGGCGACACTCGTTGGGGTTCTCATTTTAAAACCATTATGCACATTGTTAGCATGCATTCCACaatccttgaagtacttgatgctaTTGGaaaagatccttcacaaaaaaGTGAGTGGACAAGAATACGTGGAGTTGCTCAAGCCTTTGAATCATTTGACTTTGTTTTCAATCTTCACTTGATGCTTGGTATTCTTGGCTATACAAATGAGTTGTCCAAATCTTTGCAAAACAGAGATCAAAATATTGTCAATGCAATGACACTTGTTAGTTTGGCAAAGAGTAGAATGCAACACATGAGGTCTCATGGTTGGGACGAATTCCTTGCAAGCTAACCTTATTTTGCAACAAACATGACATTCAAGTTCCTTTGTGGGAGGATACTTATGAGCCTAATCGAAGATCACGTCGGTATTATGAAGTACAAACAAATGATGATCGTTATAGAAAAGAAGTATATCTTGGTGTCATTGATCAAACCATTCACGGCTGAGTCAGCCGTGAACATTTTTAGCACATTTCATTGAACTAAATAGAAATTTCTAACATATAACTGAACATTTGTATTACCTCTTGGATTAATGtggaaatgccatctgcttcataGGTGAATTTTTGGGTGAATAAGCCCATGCTTGCCAAGTTGTCATGCTCTGAAGAGGATGAAACTTCACGCTCCGCCCTAACTTTATTCTTCTTGGCTTTCCTTTTTGGTTGTAGCCTAAGCTCGAAGTAAATGCAGCTCCCTATATTTGTGAATGTTTTTTCAAACAATTACAGCATGTTGTCAAATAAATGGAATTTAAATTCATACCATGTAATATCAAAATTGTATGTTTGAAGTTATATATACTTGAATTACTATTGTGTTGTAACATTTATCATTGAATCCCTAAAGTTACTACGCTCCCAAGAAATCCATCCTCCTAGTGAATCGTGGCTAGTGTGGGATTTATCAGCGAGTGACTGCGTGGCTGCCTTGTGGACCCCAATCGTCTATAGTAGGTTTACCTTTTCCCATGCCTATCTCACACATTCCGACCCGAGCTTAACAAGTGACGCCGGTGCCAGCGCTCATTCGGACCGCTTACTGCGTGCGCCTACATGGGCCTAGCCTAACAAGTGACGCCAGCGCCAGCGCATGCACGACAACTTGTGTCCTTTTTTCTTTCGATCTTTtcattttctttattttggttGGTTAATTTTAATTTGTAAAAAGGTCAAGAATATGAAAAAATAATCATTGATTTCAGAATTGTTcgttaatttaaaaaaaatcacgagTTTGAAAGAATGTTCACAAATTAAGACAATGTTCATTATATTTTTAAATGTAAAAGAATtcaaaaaatgtccatgaattAGGAAAATGTTTTGAAGTCAAAAATTATAAATTCAAAATATATtcttgaatttgaaaaatattcatggatttgaaaaaaaatcacgatTTCAAAAAAAGTTCTGCAATTGGAAAAATATTTATTTCCAAAAAATGTCCACGTATCAAAAAtaattcatgatttttaaaaatgtttatcaATTGAAAATTGTCTGTCTATTTGATAATATTTGTggatttaaaaaatcatgaatcCAAAAAAATCTTCAAGAATAAAAAAAATGACACTAATTTAATAAAATAAAAatggaaaaatataaaaaataacagaaaatagaaatagaactGATGAAAAATCGCTTGGAACTTGCCCAAAACTAGGCGATAGGTCCAAATCCTCCTAAAACTGACCGAAATGTTGTACGAGCGAACCGTTGCCTCCCCCTAATGGGTCGGCTTAGAAAGTAGTGCTAATGGGTGATTTCTCCGTATCTATACAAATGATACATATCACTGTGATTTTTGGGTGGTAGTAGTAGGGCCCCTTGACCGGTTCGGACACCTTGAGGCCTTCAACGCAGACTCTGGTATTTGTGGTAAACCCTAGTCCGGCCCCAAATTGAGGGATAGAGTTTGTGCCTGCCACAACGGACtctatctttatctttatctttatctttacctaataataaaaggGCTATTGCTTCTTACCACCTTAATTTTCGGGTACGTTGTCACAGCTTTTTTTCGTTCGTACCTCAGAAGTCTTTCGTCCGTCCTTCAATCGTTCGTTtggtaaaaaaaatcaaaatagatTGCAAGAAGCGACCTGGTGGGCTTTATTGTCCGTCTGCTCACGCATGTTTGGCCCAATCCTAGAAGCAATAGCATGTTGGGAGGCGCTAGCCCTCGCCGAAGATTTGGGCATTCATCATTTTGTGATTGCATCGGATTGCTAGCAGGTAGTGTCGGACATCAGGAGGGATACCCGCGGCCCATATGGAGCAATTATCAGCGAGATAAACCTGAAAGCTACATCGTTCCATTGTACTTTTACTTTTGAGAACCGTGCTGTTAATTATGAAGCACATAGTTTAGCAAAATTTTATTTATCTAGAGGGCCGGGCAGGCACGTTTGGTTTGGTGCCCCCATGACCCGAGATGTATCCCACTCAATGTGGAATTCCATGAATAAAGTTGGTTTTCCACCCTAAAAAAAAAGCAAAAATCACAAGGAAACTCTGTCCGGTACAAACTCATAGATGGATGTATCCAACGCCCCTAAAAACCAGGAGCCCGCCGCCCCTCCCAATCGCGCCGCTGCAGGCGATCTCTGTTCCCGAACTCGGCATCGCCATCTATGTCGTGCAGTACCTCGGAAGAGGTTTCTGGCTCAACAGCTCCGCAGACGACGATCGTCGATAACGACCGAGAGATCACCCTGCAGTCATGGCCGTCGATTGCATGAAGCGCATCGACATCACGGCGGCGCCCGTCCCAGTGCAAGTGACTCGACAGCTTAGAGCGCAGAGAGCGGCGGAGTGGAGAGCCAACCATGGGTGCATCGGCGTGTGTCAGCGGCTGCGGGGAGAGTTCCTTACGATCCAGATGAATGTGCCGGAGAAAAGCTCCCGCTTGACGCTGGCAGCAGAACACCGAGGAGTGCGCCGCCAACTGCTGGTGTGTGGTGTACGTACACAAACATGTGCAGCAGCAGCACAAAGGGGACGTGAGTTGGTGCCTGGTGTCCGTAGATGAGTTCGGCaacatgatgatgatcatcacacactTGGCCGCCGCCGGTGAGACGCTCTAGCTCCGTGTTGCTGTCTTTCCATACGTACCGATCAATGCGTGTGTAAAGACACGTACTTCTCCATCTACTGATGGCTTTCCATGACGTTTGTGCCTCCTTTTGCTAACACGTAAGTGACTGTAGTACGAAACAAGAAATTTTCCTTGAATTTTCTTTTCCTATAAATTAATTTTGTTTTCTTCAGGACAATAACAATTCCATCTGAATCCGACAAAGAAACGGATCTATGTACTGTAAGTTTTCTCAATTTCTTTTGTTCTTTCCCCCTGCTCTAATTTTAATTTTCATTGCCTTATTTGATCTTTTTTAGGCCAACGACGATTCCACAAAAAGACCACTAGAAAACCAACTAAACTTCCAATAATTCACTGGTCTTTATTTTCCTCAGTTATATTTATTTTATGCTTACAGCTGAACTAGATGACTTGATTATGGCGAAGGGGCAGAGCATGCAGGTTAGACTACAGAAGTTATACATGGGCGATAAGATTTGGTCTCATGCTTAAATTTACTTTTTATTATAGCCAGCATGATCCAATGTTGTCGTAGTATCCATCAAATATGAAGAGTTAAATCAAAATATATTGCATGAAGTAGCTATATACTAGTATAGAACAGGCGCTAGCTACCAATATGCATGTCTATATTTTATGTTTGCCTTCTAAGAAGGAGAAAGTAACTATTGGAAACATCATTTTTAGTGCAATATTCCATACTGATATAACTTATTACAAGCATATATATTATATACATGCATGATTATGTTTAAGACGAACATAGGAAATATCTTGAATTTTCATGCTTACAGATAGAACAAAACATACCAAATAAACTATAATCTAATTATTCTTTTATTTTGTGCCTAGAATACCTCATTTGTTACTGAAAGATAACAACCGCAGAATGTGTTGTTCTAGCCTTTATTAAAATAAGTAAATAATGCATTACAAATATTTCAAATATGATAGTCTTTTTTTTTAAGGAAATGGAGATTGGGAGGGGTGAGGCGGGAGAGCAGATGGATTGGGGATTTTTAAGAGAGAGTGGGGCTGCTCTGCATGGTTGATTTATTATAGAAGTTGGATCAGTGCTTGGGGCTGATGTGCTGGTTGATTTACAGATGTGTACGAGCTCCGATGTGGCTCATGCAGATGGTGAACAGTGAGCTCCAATTGAATGTTGTGAAGAAGTGGACATTGTCACATGGAGATAGCGGTAGTAGCTGCAATTTTCCCAAACGTTGATGTCCTTCAGCCATTACACTACAGGAGTACAGGAGTTGTTTTCTTAAAGGGATCCCTTTCTGAATTATTAGTTAAAAAAACAAGTACAATTCATCTAGCAGCATACTACCAAATGGACAGAGCTAAGCAGGTTAATCAAACTATCTTAAAGGAATCTGCTACTTTGGAATATAGCTTACATGATTTTGGAGATTGCTACCCTGTTCTCTCTGAGTTCACTGACCTTCTTCATGGCGTAGTCTTTCATTTTTGGCAACTGGATCAATTAATAACCATGCCGGTGGTATGCAAAAAAGTATGTTAGATCCATAGGCTaatatttttgtttgttttttaatgcatttacttgTGTCTCGTGTTTCTTAAGAGTATTGCCCGATATGTGTCTAATAAATTAAGAGATTGCATCTGCGGTGGTCTGTAGCTACATAGAGGATAACTAGCCATTGACAAGCACGATAATGTTTTTATTTCTTCTTCAAGTAATCAAGGTTAGACAAATACTTCATGTTTATTTGAATGAAGTGAAATTTGTGGACAGTGCTACTTCCATTCATAACTAGAGCCCACTAGCATGTTCACCTAGATGGTTATATTTTCTTCTTAGAACAATTTACCATGTGAGAATTAGTCTATGCATTAGAATAGAATTATTTATGTGGAATTGCCTCATAAAGTTTTACATTGCAGCCTTGCTaggtcttagtcgactgagacttaaacAACTCTCAGTCGATGATATATTCGTGAGATCTTACATTGAGATTCGTGCAAAAAAAttatgtttctctctctctctctcttgcatgttatgtcacttgactaagacttggttaaatctcagtcgacttaGACCGAGCCACACCATTTTTTTTCTAACAATCATACACCATCCAACGGCAAGACGGTCGAAATCTGCAAACATTCAACACTCATTGTGATAAGTGGTTAAATACATAATTCTTTTtatcccgtagcaacgcacgggcccttttcctagtaagtttaacatttttttaaatgcgtgATTACATTTTAAATACATGAtttacatttttcatatataagtttTGATAtctatttttcatacacattgtacagtTTTTGTGTACGTTAAAAATATTATttctatacacgtttaacatttttgaaatgcgTGATTACATTTTGCATTTTTGTTTataaagtgatatatatatatcgAATATTTTTAAATATAATCAAAAGATAATGAATAAATGAATGCAAAAATGTGATAAGAAAACTGAAGAATAAAGTGCTTTTTTTGAGACACTACTGAATGAATGTATAAAGTGCTGATGGATTGTGATCCGCGCTGGGCCTGCCCATTCTGGTGGCTACTGAACGAGAGAGAGGCTGCGGTACGTCTCGCTCAAACAGCTCAGTGCGTGCGCCTACATGGGCCTGTCCCAACTAGTGACGCCACGGCGACCTGCGTCCTTTTTTCCTTTGATCTTTTCATTTTTATTGGTTGGTTTACTTTAATACAAAAAAATCTGCATGGCTTTAAGCgttaatttgaaaaatgttcacgagttgaaataatgttcaagaatttgaaaattgttcacaaGTTGAAAGaatgttcaagaatttgaaaaatgttcaggaGTTGAAAGAATCTTCATGAATTAAAAATGTTCATATATTCAGAAAGTGTTTGTTATTTTAAATGTATAAGaattaaaaaaatcataaattttaaaacattcaaaatatgttcaaaaaTATAGAAAGATATTATGAATTTATAAAAAATTCATAAATTCAAAAGATATTGTGAGTTTGAAAAACAAGTCATGAAGTGGAAAAAGTGTtcttgaattaaaaaaatgttaaccaaTTCGAAAAAAGTttgtgatttcaaaaaatgttaaccaATCAAAATGAACATGATTTTAAAAGATGTTTACGAATTGAAAATTTGTCGTGAATTTGAAAAAACAAATCATGAATTATTTGTTTTGATGAATTCAAAAACTAATGTTCTTGAATTTGAAAATTATTTACTAATTTGAAAAGGAAAAAAGGGAAATCAAAAATAGAAAACCGATGAGCAAACCTTGTGGAACTTTCCCAAAACTAGGTGGCACGTCATAAACCTTCCTAAAACATGCCATAATCTTGTTCGAGCGAACCGCCGCCTCCCCCTATTGGGATGGCTTAGAAAGTAGCTCTAGTGGACAATTTGTGTGTATCACTACAAGTGGTACATACCACTGCGATTTTTGGGTGGTAGTATTAGGGCCTCTCCAACACGGACACCTATTCCGCCGTTGTCCAGTTTGGCTCTCGTGTTGGGTCGGACGCGGGTGAGCTTAAAAAAAACCCTAGTCTAGTCCCAAATCGTGGGATAAAGTAGGGGAGTCCGGAGTAGGCCACACCGAACTCTGACAGTCCGGTCCACATTAAAGCCCTTTCCATGAAGCCCTCGGTTCTCTCTAGTCCACATTAAAGCTCACTGATCTGCCTACCCGCCAATGGCGGAGCTTGACCAagatcttgggggggggggggggcgggcaaACAGAATATATAGGCTAGTGGGGGCCCAAACATACAAACTTTCATAATCCAAGCTCTATTCCTAAATTATTTACGCCTGCATGTGCTCATCGCAGGGGGGGAGGGGCACATCCCACAACAATGcactaagctccgccactgctaCCCGCGTTCATGAATGACCACAAGTGCGTCACCTGATTAGCCGCCCCATCCCCCCTTTCCCCACACTTGTGTAATGCCACGGCTCGTAGGTGAGCTCGTCTCGGACCCGGCGACCTCAAGACCCAAGACCCCGTCTGCCCGCCGTCACCATGGCGTACCAGAAGATGACATGGCATTAGATGGTCACACCAGGGCTGGGCGCTGAAATTGcgtaaggggtgtgcggcgccgaCACGTGATTGGGTTGGAGATTCACTAATGCTTTTATTCATGTGGGTCCATCCTAGACCTGGCCATGGGCAACCCGGCCTGACCTTGTCCATGGGCCGGGCTCGGACATAGATTTCAAGCCCGACGGCCGGGCCCGGGCCCATCGTATTCGCGCGTTAACGAAGAGACCCGAGGCCCGGCGGGCTTTTAGCGTGATGGGCCGGGCTCGAGCATGGGTTTGTTTTGCATCGGGCTTTGGTAGGCCCGGCCCGACAGATGGCCAGGTATAGTCCATCCCATCCCAATACACACACTGAGGATATGGTATCATTCATTAGTGGGCTATGTTGGGCCGGGCCACTCGTTGGCGTTCTTCTTGGGCCGGCCCGCCCACTGGATGGatggagtgagagagagagggggggagggatGAGATGGGCGGCCCATAGGTGTCATCATCATTATCCATCCTCTGAATGAattaaaaaaaaagtaaaaaaaattatcCTCTCTCTGTTTCTCCTCCTCTTccccccgccaccgccaccgccagccATCTCCGGCAAGCCGCCGCTCTGTACTGTACAAAGAGAGAGGTTGAGCGGAGCGGATGGGGATACAGAGAGCGCTCGTCTCCGGCCAGCCGGCGCTGCTATGCCCCTCTCCTTCTGGATGGccacggagcagcagcagcagcagcagcagggctaGGAGAGCACCGGGCgccgcttctgcttctgcttctgcttcttcttcctcctccccaaACAGATGGCCATCCCTATCCCTATCCCTATCCAGGCTGGGAAGTGGAACCACCATCATCCCCACGCAGGCCGAGCGCCTCCTGCTTCCTCTTCCTGGGCTCTTGGATTTCACAAGCCGGCGCACCGGCACAGCAATTCCCCCTAGGCTCCACGCGCTGCCTCTGCCCCCTTTCCAAGAGGATGCTGCTCTTTCTCTTtccaagaaggaggaggaggaggaggaggaggaggaggaggacaatgcTCTCTTGCTGTAAGATTCATTCATTCATTCCCTTCCCTTCCCACTGCTCTCTTTCGCTTTCACTGCTACTGCCTACTAGCACTACTCTGTTTCCATATCTTGAGATTCTTCTCACTTGTTATTCATACTACACACTAGCTTAGGACCAGTTACTTTCTAATAACATACCGTCTGCTTAACtcattaattaattattatatTATATATGCTCAAAGGAACTAACTAACTAACTGaatatcatcatcatctactcTACATTATAGTTATTAGTTGCAGCCCACTGTCCAGTTTCCTTCCTTCCTTACTTCTCTACACTACATTACATTATTaatctttacattttctttctgCATCCATCATAAGCAATGTATATATGTTTCTGCCTTTTCGTCTATCtaacataacaacaacaacaacaatcgcACAAATACGCAGCGGCAGCGGCCTTTATCCTGGGACTGTCGGCATCGACCTCATTCTTCTAGCCCTGCCTGCAGTCTTGGGCCAGGCCATCGACCCCATGGCGCAACTCATGGAGACCGCATACATCGGCAAATTAGGTTGGTactcaattccttcaacttgtctATGTGCTGGCAATGGCATAGCAGATTAACATATGGAGATTACCCTGCATGCTTACTTTCTTGAACAACATATATATTCTTTTAAACATGGAATTTACAGCTGCACATCACAATATCATGTCAGTTTAGCAGTAAAGTGCTAAAACCTTTATTTATCTATCACCATAATTAAGGCTCTTCTACTACAGTGAAACACTACAGCATTCAGATTGGTATTAGCTCATATGGGAAGCCGTAGGAATGTTACTGCCTACATTGCTAATGTATCTTGTAGACATCCCTGCTGCGTTAAAGCAAGTTGTTGGTTATTCTCTCGCTCAATCTTGGCATTATGTTCTCAAGGTGCCCTGGAGCTAGCGTCTGCTGGTATTGGTGTCGCTATTTTCAACATTCTATCCAAGATTTTCAACATTCCCTTGCTGAGCATAGCAACCTCATTTGTGGCTGAGGATATTTCCAAGAATGCTAGCAAGCATTCTACTTCAGGTAACAGCAATATCATCTGATTGATGAATAAATATTTAAGTTTATGTGTAACTCTGCTTTTTCAGACAATGAAACTTAAACTCTCTGCGTCCGTTGCAGGCAAACTGGAGCTGCCATCTGTGTCTTCTGCTTTGGTTTTAGCTGCTGCTATTGGTACAATCGAAGCATTGGCATTGTTCCTAGGATCAGGATTGTTTCTTAAACTAATGGGCGTGTCACCTGTATGTATGTTTATATCATGATGATTTCCTTCCCCTCTTTTTTTTGTTGCGTATTATTAGGATCTTTAACTGGATTCAGAGTAGTGCATTTCATCCACTTGTACCTGTTAGCAGAAAGCTCAAGTTTAGTTCTTACACAGGTCTCTCCCATGTATAAATCTGCACGACTCTTTCTTTCGCTGAGAGCCTTAGGAGCACCTGCAAATGTGATTATGTTAGCAGTGCAGGGTATCTTCCGTGGATTCAAGGATACCAAGACTCCTGTACTTTTTATAGGTAACCACCATCATCTTTTGCTGATTGGCATTGTGTTCTCACTAGTTGTGAGTGCAAAAGGTACTTTTTGATGCAGATAATGGTGGTGTCCCCCTAATTTGATGATATGTTCCTGTTTTAGACCTAGCAAATATTTTGCAGTAACATGCCAGTACTGCATTTTTTGTGTTTATGTTCCACTTTCCAATGCAAAACCCATGAATAGTTTATCATTCACAGATTTGCACATTGATGCTGTCTGTAAGTAAGTCTCGTTTGAATTGGAAGCATTCCATACAGTTATCTAATGTAAAAAAGTCTCCTTTCTTGCAGACTTACTGATTATTTAAAACAACTGTAGGTTTGGGCAATCTTTCAGCCGTGGCCCTTCTTCCGCTACTTATATATGGTTTTAAGCTTGGTATAACAGGAGCCGCAATTTCTACAGTCGCATCCCAGTAAGTTTTCTATTAGCTCGGTGTAATCTGAGTTGAAGAGAATTATTGAAGTCAATTCGACATATACCAGCAAATGTCTCTCCCAGTTTGGTTCCTATATGTTTCTGAAATAATCAAAGGAAATAACACTTGCTGTTCAACTTGCAACTTACCTTTTTTTTCCTTATCTGGATACATCCAAATTGTGACAAACATATGCAGTACTATGAGATTATTGGCTGTTAGCAAACCTACTGATATTGTGGCATGCAGTTTATTAGTTATATGATTACGCATGTCAGATTTTCCCTTGAAGTGTAGTACTCATAATACTGGGCTGTTGGGAGCCTCACCTTTTTTCGTAGTCTTAATTGGAACAAACACAGGATGGACCAGTTAGAGCTGTTGGGAACCTCACCTGTTATATGGTTTACGATGTAGGTACATTATTGCCATTTTGCTTATGTGGTCTCTAAGTAAAAGAGCTGTTCTGCTTCCTCCAAGGGTGGACCAGTTAGAGTTCGGTGGATATTTAAAATCTGGTGAGTCTATGATCCTACTTGTTCATTGGTCAGTTGTGGACTTAGGCTACTGAAAAAGTTCTTTAGATATGTTTCTGTTGGCCTTCAGAGTATGGATTTTGTACATTCAGAGTGCAGTTTACCGCAATCTGATTTTTTTCCAGCGAATTCCGAGTTTTTCTTGGGCAAAACCTGCAGGCTATTTGGGTCCTTCTATAGAAGTTTGTCCTCCCGAAATTTCTGTTTATGGCTTCATTTTTCATTTAGTTTGGCCCAGCTCTAGTCAAAGTACATAATACTCCTGACAATTCAAAAGAAAGAAGATATAGCCACTTCCGGTTTGTTTGTCAGATAAGAAGGCCAACTTGTTATTGATAAAGCTCTCGTACTGTATCTTCTCATGATACATTATCTGACCGCTGAGCAATGGGCAATGATACTGTATCTTGTTACGCCGATATTATTTAGAGATTGCATGCCATCTTTGCTTGCACTAATGCGCCTGTGCTATTTTTCTCCGTTttctttttcttccctttttttctCTGTTCACTTGCAGCTTTGATTTTACAATCTCTGTTTTCTTGAAATGCTAAGGTGGCATGCTATTGGGACGAACCCTCTCAATTCTGTTAACTATGACCATCGGTACATCAATGGCTGCTCGACAAGGCCCAACGGCTATGGCTGCTCATCAGATTTGTTTGCAAGTATGGCTTGCTGTATCTTTGCTTGCAGACGCTTTAGCAGTTTCTGCCCAGGTATGTATTTCGAGCCATAGAAATCATCCCTACTTTTAGACCAGCTTCCTTTTGCAGCTGTCGTTAAAAAATTATACAGAACCTTACACGACATACTACTAAATGCATCATCATAATTTGAACTATTAAATACAAATATCCTTTCTCTAACTGAAGGATCTTGTCATGATTTATCTGTTCCATAAGTGCAGGCTAACTTTGCTTGCATTTCTTAGGCTCTGATAGCAAGCTCTTATGCCATACTGGACTACAAAAGGGTCCAGAAGGTTGCGATGTTTTCTCTGCAGGTGATACATACTTCTCCTCTGCATTGTGAAGTTAAATTTATTTGCATGGATACAGTTATTATATTCTTGGGGATGCAATTGTTGTCTCTTCTGTTGATAGAAAACACCAATTAAATTATTGTCCATTGCAGATAGGACTAGCTAGCGGGTTAGCTTTGGCAGTTGGCCTGTATATCTCATTTGGCAGTATAGCAAAGCTATTTACCAATGACCCTCAGGTCCTAGCGGTTGTGAGCTCCTGTGCATTGGTACGCCTTTCCTACTTTGCTACTTAATTGTTACGTACACGGCACACCATATCTAGCCTTATTCTGAAAAAAAAACTTTCGTTTCAGTTTGTCTGTGCGAGTCAACCAGTTAATGCCTTGGCATTCATCTTTGATGGCCTCCATTATGGCGTCTCAGATTTTGACTATGTCGCTCAAGCTACGGTATGGGAACAAGTTCCGACCAGCTTCATATATAGATGTTTCTTTCTTCCTATTGGTCATGGATTTCTTGATTTTGTCTGGATTCCACAGATCGTGGTTGGGGTGATATCATCGTTGGTCTTGTTATATGCTCCACGTGTCTTTGGCCTGGCCGGAGTTTGGGCTGGTTTGACAACACTCATGGGATTGCGCATGGCCGCAGGCATCCTGAGGTGATTAATTATGCTTCTTGTTTCTTGTTCCGTTACATTACACCTGTGCAAAGCATACATGTATATATGATACTGCAGCAATTTGTTTACTTTTCCTGTAACTGGATATAGTGTGATGCTCCGTGCTCATAGCCATCATGCAACTGCTTtctcttactccctccgtcccgtaattCATGTCGCAGGCGTAGTTCATTGCCAATTTTATAAAAAAGCCCTCGTAGTTTCAAAACAATCA encodes the following:
- the LOC123146390 gene encoding protein DETOXIFICATION 45, chloroplastic isoform X1 → MGIQRALVSGQPALLCPSPSGWPRSSSSSSSRARRAPGAASASASASSSSSPNRWPSLSLSLSRLGSGTTIIPTQAERLLLPLPGLLDFTSRRTGTAIPPRLHALPLPPFQEDAALSLSKKEEEEEEEEEEDNALLLGSGLYPGTVGIDLILLALPAVLGQAIDPMAQLMETAYIGKLGALELASAGIGVAIFNILSKIFNIPLLSIATSFVAEDISKNASKHSTSGKLELPSVSSALVLAAAIGTIEALALFLGSGLFLKLMGVSPVSPMYKSARLFLSLRALGAPANVIMLAVQGIFRGFKDTKTPVLFIGLGNLSAVALLPLLIYGFKLGITGAAISTVASQYIIAILLMWSLSKRAVLLPPRVDQLEFGGYLKSGGMLLGRTLSILLTMTIGTSMAARQGPTAMAAHQICLQVWLAVSLLADALAVSAQALIASSYAILDYKRVQKVAMFSLQIGLASGLALAVGLYISFGSIAKLFTNDPQVLAVVSSCALFVCASQPVNALAFIFDGLHYGVSDFDYVAQATIVVGVISSLVLLYAPRVFGLAGVWAGLTTLMGLRMAAGILRLLWKSGPWSFLHEEPETKLQAQPLAS
- the LOC123146390 gene encoding protein DETOXIFICATION 45, chloroplastic isoform X2 yields the protein MGIQRALVSGQPALLCPSPSGWPRSSSSSSSRARRAPGAASASASASSSSSPNRWPSLSLSLSRLGSGTTIIPTQAERLLLPLPGLLDFTSRRTGTAIPPRLHALPLPPFQEDAALSLSKKEEEEEEEEEEDNALLLGSGLYPGTVGIDLILLALPAVLGQAIDPMAQLMETAYIGKLGALELASAGIGVAIFNILSKIFNIPLLSIATSFVAEDISKNASKHSTSGKLELPSVSSALVLAAAIGTIEALALFLGSGLFLKLMGVSPVSPMYKSARLFLSLRALGAPANVIMLAVQGIFRGFKDTKTPVLFIGLGNLSAVALLPLLIYGFKLGITGAAISTVASQYIIAILLMWSLSKRAVLLPPRVDQLEFGGYLKSGGMLLGRTLSILLTMTIGTSMAARQGPTAMAAHQICLQVWLAVSLLADALAVSAQALIASSYAILDYKRVQKVAMFSLQIGLASGLALAVGLYISFGSIAKLFTNDPQVLAVVSSCALFVCASQPVNALAFIFDGLHYGVSDFDYVAQATIVVGVISSLVLLYAPRVFGLAGVWAGLTTLMGLRMAAGILRLLWKSGPWSFLHEEPETKAQPLAS
- the LOC123146390 gene encoding protein DETOXIFICATION 45, chloroplastic isoform X3 encodes the protein MGIQRALVSGQPALLCPSPSGWPRSSSSSSSRARRAPGAASASASASSSSSPNRWPSLSLSLSRLGSGTTIIPTQAERLLLPLPGLLDFTSRRTGTAIPPRLHALPLPPFQEDAALSLSKKEEEEEEEEEEDNALLLGSGLYPGTVGIDLILLALPAVLGQAIDPMAQLMETAYIGKLGALELASAGIGVAIFNILSKIFNIPLLSIATSFVAEDISKNASKHSTSGKLELPSVSSALVLAAAIGTIEALALFLGSGLFLKLMGVSPVSPMYKSARLFLSLRALGAPANVIMLAVQGIFRGFKDTKTPVLFIGLGNLSAVALLPLLIYGFKLGITGAAISTVASQYIIAILLMWSLSKRAVLLPPRVDQLEFGGYLKSGGMLLGRTLSILLTMTIGTSMAARQGPTAMAAHQICLQVWLAVSLLADALAVSAQALIASSYAILDYKRVQKVAMFSLQIGLASGLALAVGLYISFGSIAKLFTNDPQVLAVVSSCALFVCASQPVNALAFIFDGLHYGVSDFDYVAQATIVVGVISSLVLLYAPRVFGLAGVWAGLTTLMGLRMAAGILRKKQTRSEEE